The genomic segment tatttaaaaaaaaaaaaatcacgtcAATGAATTATCTTTTTTTCATAAATAAATTTTGATTCGAAATGAGGCAATGATCCATATGGAGCACTACCTACTCAAAATCTTGCAGAGTTGCAAGTGCCTGAGAGAGATGAAGCAGTCTCATCTTCAGATTCTCATCCATGGCTTCCAAGATAGCAACTTTACAATACCCAAACTCCTCACTGTCTCCTCTCAACTTGGTTATATCGATTATGCTTTCAGGGTATTTCAAAATTGTCGTTTTCCCAATGTTGTCGTTTACAATACTCTAATAAAATGCTTTGTAGGCAAGGGCCCTCGTGGTTGTGATTACGCTTTGCATGTTTATGATCAAATGAAGGCCTTTGGTGTTGCTCCTAATAGTTTCACCTTCACTCTCATTCTTAGGTGTTTTGAATCTTTTGAGGCTCTTAAATATGGTGAAGTTATTCACTGTGAGATTGTCAAACTGGGTTTTTGTTCTAGCGTCTTTGTTCAGAATACTCTCTTGGATTTCTATGCTAAATGCTGTGAAAATTTGGAGAACGCCTGCCGTCTGTTTGATGAAATGCCTGAAAGAGATGTCGTTTCGTGGAATAGTATTATTACTTCTTATATGGCCCGTGGTGAGATAGAATCTGCGTTAAGGTTGTTTAATTCGATGCCAGAGAGGAACATTGTGACATGGAACTCTGTGATTTCTGGGCTTTCCAAGGCTGGACATATGGAATTGGCTTGTACATTTTTTAAGAAAATGACAGAAAGAAACGAGGTCTCGTGGAACTCCACAATATCTGGATATGTTAGGTTGGGTGATATCAAATCGGCACGGTGTGTATTTAATGACATGCCAGACAAAACTGTGGTTTCTTGGACGGCCATGGTTTCAGGATACACTATGATTGGTGATCTTAAGTCGGCCAGGAGTATATTTGATCAGATGCCAGTTAAGAATGTTGTATCATGGAATGCTATGATTGCAGGTTATGTTCATAACCACATGTTTGATCAAGCTCTTCAGATGTTCAGTCAAATGTTGATAGACGGCAACTGCAGGCCTGATGAAACTTCTTTGGTCAGTGTACTGTCTGCTTGTTCTCACTTGGGATCTCTTGAACACGGTAAATGGGTAGATTCCTATATTAAGAGAAGCAACTTCAGCTTGTCCAGTCCCTTGGGCAACGCTTTAATGGATATGTTTGCAAAGTGTGGTGATGTCGAAAATGCAAAAGTAATTTTCCAGAAGATGCCTAAAACATGTATCATCACGTGGACGACAATTGTTTCAGGTCTATCTATTAATGGAAAGTGCAGGGAAGCcttaaaactctttgattcaatgtGTGCTGCAGGGGTTAAACCAGATGATGTCATCTTCATTGCAGTTCTGTCTGCTTGCGCCCATGGAGGATTTGTGGAAGATGGTAAAAGGATATTTTGCCAGATGGTACTAGAGTTTGGTATAAAACCTCAAATTGAGCATTATGGTTGTATGGTCGATCTTTTGGGTCGAGCAGGGAAGTTGGAAGAAGCAGTCAAGTTTGTAGAGAGCATGCAGTTGGAGCCAAATGCTGTTATTTGGGCAACTCTATTAGGTTCGTGTAAGATTCATGGAAATGAAAACTTGTTAGAGTCTGTAACAAAAAAGATTATTGAACAGGAGCCTTCAAACCCAAGTTACTTAACTCTAATTTCAAATTTGAGTGCATCTGTGGGACGGTGGAAAGATGCCTTGAACTATAGAATGGCTATGAGACAacaaggagttgaaaaagttcctGGTTGCAGTTCAATCCAATTAGGGAATGTGGTTCACGAGTTTCTAGCTAGAGATACAAGGCATGAAGAAAGAAAAGATGTTTATGAAGTTCTATATTGTTTAAGCAAACACTTGGACGCATCATGTGATGAAACATTATGACACTTGACATGGTCGATTTTCACTATGGTATATAATTGATGAATGAGAACAATAAGTTACTGGATTTTGCCTCATCTGTAAACTAGGACTTGTTAAAAGGAAAATTCATGTGAAAGTCTTTGCTATGCGCTTTTGAGTGGGACAATGCATTTTACATTGTTACAAAAACGACAAGGCACATTCGCTCTAATATACATTGTCTTGTTGGAGACTAGATGGGAAAGGTCCACCACAAGGAAAATTGAGAAGATATCTGCAGAGACATAATAACAGAAGATCTGAACATGCATAATGGATACAATTTACAGCAGAGATAATTAAATGGTCAATGCTTTTTTCATCTTCAGGAGATTGGGAGGAGTGGTCACCACTTTCTCGGGACTT from the Humulus lupulus chromosome X, drHumLupu1.1, whole genome shotgun sequence genome contains:
- the LOC133804382 gene encoding pentatricopeptide repeat-containing protein At1g08070, chloroplastic-like isoform X1, with translation MIHMEHYLLKILQSCKCLREMKQSHLQILIHGFQDSNFTIPKLLTVSSQLGYIDYAFRVFQNCRFPNVVVYNTLIKCFVGKGPRGCDYALHVYDQMKAFGVAPNSFTFTLILRCFESFEALKYGEVIHCEIVKLGFCSSVFVQNTLLDFYAKCCENLENACRLFDEMPERDVVSWNSIITSYMARGEIESALRLFNSMPERNIVTWNSVISGLSKAGHMELACTFFKKMTERNEVSWNSTISGYVRLGDIKSARCVFNDMPDKTVVSWTAMVSGYTMIGDLKSARSIFDQMPVKNVVSWNAMIAGYVHNHMFDQALQMFSQMLIDGNCRPDETSLVSVLSACSHLGSLEHGKWVDSYIKRSNFSLSSPLGNALMDMFAKCGDVENAKVIFQKMPKTCIITWTTIVSGLSINGKCREALKLFDSMCAAGVKPDDVIFIAVLSACAHGGFVEDGKRIFCQMVLEFGIKPQIEHYGCMVDLLGRAGKLEEAVKFVESMQLEPNAVIWATLLGSCKIHGNENLLESVTKKIIEQEPSNPSYLTLISNLSASVGRWKDALNYRMAMRQQGVEKVPGCSSIQLGNVVHEFLARDTRHEERKDVYEVLYCLSKHLDASCDETL
- the LOC133804382 gene encoding pentatricopeptide repeat-containing protein At1g08070, chloroplastic-like isoform X2, coding for MASKIATLQYPNSSLSPLNLVISIMLSGCFESFEALKYGEVIHCEIVKLGFCSSVFVQNTLLDFYAKCCENLENACRLFDEMPERDVVSWNSIITSYMARGEIESALRLFNSMPERNIVTWNSVISGLSKAGHMELACTFFKKMTERNEVSWNSTISGYVRLGDIKSARCVFNDMPDKTVVSWTAMVSGYTMIGDLKSARSIFDQMPVKNVVSWNAMIAGYVHNHMFDQALQMFSQMLIDGNCRPDETSLVSVLSACSHLGSLEHGKWVDSYIKRSNFSLSSPLGNALMDMFAKCGDVENAKVIFQKMPKTCIITWTTIVSGLSINGKCREALKLFDSMCAAGVKPDDVIFIAVLSACAHGGFVEDGKRIFCQMVLEFGIKPQIEHYGCMVDLLGRAGKLEEAVKFVESMQLEPNAVIWATLLGSCKIHGNENLLESVTKKIIEQEPSNPSYLTLISNLSASVGRWKDALNYRMAMRQQGVEKVPGCSSIQLGNVVHEFLARDTRHEERKDVYEVLYCLSKHLDASCDETL